The following proteins are encoded in a genomic region of Paenibacillus sp. FSL H3-0469:
- a CDS encoding sugar ABC transporter permease translates to MKLKKLSLEQKNRYYGLYFILPWFAGFCFLFLTPLLSSLRFSLSNLQVNDEGFTLKYIGLANFREALFSHESYVRTLTESVMNIVLNTPLILIFSLFFAVLLNQKFHGRVLARAIFFLPVILASGIIASIENGDLMQSVVRSASDSTGGGLSVIKNLELTTLLIESGLSPTVVQYLTGAVSRIYEIVSQSGVQILIFLAGLQSISPSLYEAAKIEGSTGYEAFWKITFPMIGPLILTNLVYTIIDSFISDQTSRMVVDTAFKSFNFGLSAAMSWMYFAIIALLLWITTALISRKVFYQD, encoded by the coding sequence ATGAAGCTTAAGAAGCTGTCCCTGGAGCAAAAAAACAGATATTACGGCTTGTACTTCATCCTTCCCTGGTTCGCGGGCTTCTGCTTCCTGTTCCTGACGCCGCTGCTGTCTTCCCTGCGGTTCAGCCTCAGTAACCTGCAGGTCAATGATGAGGGCTTCACGCTGAAGTATATCGGACTCGCGAACTTCCGGGAGGCGCTGTTCTCCCATGAATCCTATGTCCGGACATTAACGGAATCCGTGATGAATATCGTGCTGAACACCCCGCTTATTCTGATTTTCAGCCTGTTTTTCGCCGTGCTGCTCAATCAGAAGTTCCATGGCAGAGTGCTGGCCCGGGCGATCTTCTTCCTGCCGGTCATTCTGGCCTCGGGTATTATCGCCAGCATTGAGAACGGGGACCTGATGCAGTCTGTTGTGCGCAGCGCCAGTGATTCCACGGGCGGAGGCCTGTCGGTGATCAAGAATCTGGAGCTGACCACGCTGCTGATCGAATCCGGTCTGAGCCCCACCGTGGTGCAGTATCTGACTGGAGCGGTGAGCCGGATCTATGAGATTGTCAGCCAATCGGGCGTGCAGATCCTGATCTTTTTGGCGGGGCTGCAATCGATCTCACCTTCCCTGTATGAGGCGGCAAAGATTGAAGGCTCCACCGGCTATGAGGCGTTCTGGAAAATTACGTTTCCGATGATCGGTCCGCTGATTCTGACGAATCTAGTCTACACCATCATCGACAGCTTCATCAGTGACCAGACCAGCCGCATGGTGGTGGATACAGCGTTCAAGAGCTTCAATTTCGGGCTGAGCGCAGCCATGTCCTGGATGTATTTTGCCATCATTGCACTGCTGTTGTGGATTACGACGGCGCTGATTTCACGTAAAGTCTTTTATCAAGACTAG
- a CDS encoding carbohydrate ABC transporter permease: MKTETAAMPHRSRKEQLHRLASAAYWVEFSKKWLWVIARFVLVFGISFVILYPILLKLSIAFKSMDDLYDSTVIWVPQAFTLENFRLVFKAMNYPVVLRNTMLLSSAVMVLQTIICVLAGYGFARIKFKGSGLLFAAVIFTILVPSQTIMIPLYLHFKNFDLFGLIELFTGKPANLINTYWPFIISSMLGMGVKTGLYVYIFRQFFKGIPREIEEAAYVDGAGYFTTFARVILPNAIPSMVTVMLFSFVWQWNDSFFTNMYLNEPKVMSSMMSSAGYGIATYMTGGGQAANSLVQDPFFMSMMMNTSVLMAILPLIILYVFVQRHFVESVERSGLVG, encoded by the coding sequence ATGAAGACAGAGACCGCAGCAATGCCGCACCGATCCAGGAAAGAGCAGCTGCACAGGCTGGCCTCGGCCGCCTATTGGGTGGAATTTTCGAAAAAATGGTTGTGGGTCATCGCCCGCTTTGTGCTGGTCTTCGGCATCTCGTTCGTCATCCTGTACCCGATCCTGCTGAAGCTGTCGATTGCGTTCAAGAGTATGGACGATTTGTATGATTCCACCGTAATCTGGGTTCCGCAGGCCTTCACTCTGGAGAACTTCAGGCTGGTCTTCAAGGCGATGAACTATCCGGTAGTTCTGCGGAACACCATGCTGTTGTCCTCAGCGGTCATGGTGCTTCAGACAATTATCTGTGTGCTGGCCGGTTACGGCTTTGCCCGGATTAAGTTCAAGGGGAGCGGGCTGCTGTTCGCCGCAGTAATCTTTACGATTCTGGTCCCGTCCCAGACGATCATGATCCCGCTGTACCTGCATTTCAAGAACTTTGACCTGTTCGGTCTGATTGAGCTGTTCACAGGGAAACCGGCGAACCTGATCAATACGTATTGGCCGTTTATTATTTCTTCGATGCTCGGTATGGGCGTTAAAACAGGGCTGTATGTCTATATTTTCCGCCAGTTCTTCAAGGGTATTCCACGGGAGATTGAGGAAGCGGCCTATGTGGACGGAGCCGGCTATTTCACCACCTTCGCCCGGGTGATTCTGCCTAATGCCATTCCGTCGATGGTAACGGTGATGCTGTTCTCCTTCGTGTGGCAGTGGAATGATTCATTCTTCACCAATATGTATCTGAACGAACCGAAGGTTATGTCATCGATGATGTCTTCGGCGGGCTACGGCATTGCTACCTACATGACTGGCGGCGGCCAGGCGGCAAATTCGCTGGTTCAGGACCCGTTCTTCATGTCCATGATGATGAATACGAGTGTGCTGATGGCGATTCTGCCGCTGATTATCCTCTATGTATTCGTTCAGCGGCATTTCGTGGAGAGTGTGGAGCGTTCCGGTCTGGTTGGTTAG
- a CDS encoding glycoside hydrolase, with product MKRLAVTAVIGVVLVCIVVVVVVILFSNRKEEEIPVQHQKPPDAAVTIDGNLRYQTIDNFGASDAWSMDPLGKEWTEENKNKVADLLFSRSRGIGLSAWRFNIGAGSAETDQAIIPDPWRRTEAFKITEEEPYDWSRQAGQQWFLRAARERGVESLIAFVNSPPVWMTRNGHAQPDPEVGSSNLKEGSEAAFASFLIDVLEHFKQEGLEFDYISPVNEPTWDWNHAQQEASRYNNDDLKRVILELHAQLRASGLESQISAPDGVEITSLLDDEHYREFTGSGVYSSGANSLGLGKYREYIKDLLGDPVLKEAVGNKIASHSYWSDYSHSGDDRLVKLRQLLAGNLKQYDPEAKYWVTEYCIMGDYGPGRDLGMEPALQVARTIHFDLTEADAAAWQWWTAVSKVDYKDGLVYTDYTQPGDDQNILTSKILWSLGNYSKFIRPGAVRIALSGLSQEAGSELLGSAYVHEEEQSMTAVLVNDSLEEKRVQLTLSGLGLKASALRSYVTNAQLDLARGEDVDADVAANGTAAGEQVFQAVIPAKSVVTLVAGGPELEEDTGQPGEVAGTQVTGTQAAQDIPAAGDYAGYLFSYFTGEGTEDGEQVYFALSEGNDPLHWKELNGGKPVLRSSLGNKGVRDPFIIRSPEGDRFYLIATDLKINGNWDWGAAQTQGSRAIIVWESDNLVDWSEPWEAQVSPEEAGNTWAPEVIYDQERGEYIVFWASRMYADSTHTGEAYQTIMYSKTRDFRVFSEPQVYMDYGYSIIDTTMAAYNGKIYRFTKDEREQGPESPFGKMVFQESLDSIFAPEAKRLSGSVGALKGIEGPTLFKSNTEKKWYLFVDEFGGRGYIPLETEDLDSGKWTVSSNYKLPASPRHGTVIPVTRREYDALNAKFMQ from the coding sequence ATGAAGCGGCTGGCAGTTACGGCGGTTATCGGCGTTGTTCTAGTGTGTATTGTTGTTGTTGTTGTTGTAATTCTGTTCAGTAATAGGAAAGAGGAGGAAATCCCTGTGCAGCACCAGAAACCGCCTGATGCGGCAGTTACGATAGACGGTAATCTCCGCTATCAGACTATCGATAACTTTGGCGCGTCCGACGCCTGGTCCATGGACCCCCTGGGGAAGGAGTGGACCGAAGAGAATAAGAACAAGGTGGCAGATTTGCTGTTCTCACGCAGCAGAGGGATCGGGCTGTCGGCCTGGCGCTTCAATATAGGCGCAGGCTCGGCGGAGACCGATCAGGCGATCATTCCAGATCCGTGGCGAAGAACGGAAGCCTTCAAAATAACGGAGGAAGAGCCGTACGACTGGAGCAGGCAGGCAGGCCAGCAGTGGTTCCTGCGGGCGGCCAGGGAGCGCGGAGTCGAATCCCTGATTGCCTTCGTCAACAGCCCGCCGGTCTGGATGACCAGGAACGGTCATGCCCAGCCTGATCCAGAGGTAGGGTCCAGTAATTTGAAGGAAGGCTCTGAAGCTGCTTTCGCCTCCTTCCTGATTGATGTGCTGGAGCATTTCAAGCAGGAAGGGCTGGAGTTCGATTATATCAGCCCCGTTAACGAGCCGACCTGGGATTGGAATCATGCGCAGCAGGAAGCCAGCCGGTATAACAATGACGACCTGAAGCGGGTGATTCTGGAGCTGCACGCCCAGCTCCGCGCCAGCGGACTGGAATCACAGATCAGTGCCCCGGACGGGGTAGAGATTACCTCTCTGCTGGATGATGAGCACTACCGGGAATTTACAGGCAGCGGTGTCTATTCCAGCGGGGCTAACAGCCTGGGGCTGGGGAAATACCGTGAATATATTAAGGACCTCTTAGGTGATCCTGTGCTGAAGGAAGCGGTAGGCAATAAGATCGCCTCGCATTCCTACTGGTCCGATTACAGCCATTCCGGCGATGACCGCCTGGTTAAGCTAAGACAGCTGCTGGCTGGGAATCTGAAGCAATATGATCCTGAGGCCAAGTACTGGGTTACCGAATACTGCATTATGGGCGATTATGGACCGGGGCGGGATCTGGGAATGGAGCCGGCGCTACAGGTGGCGCGCACCATACACTTTGATCTGACCGAGGCGGATGCAGCCGCATGGCAGTGGTGGACCGCAGTCTCCAAGGTAGATTACAAGGACGGTTTGGTGTACACCGATTACACTCAGCCTGGGGATGATCAGAACATACTGACCTCTAAGATCTTGTGGTCGCTCGGCAATTACAGCAAGTTCATCCGCCCAGGAGCGGTGCGGATTGCGCTCTCCGGTCTGAGCCAGGAGGCCGGAAGCGAGCTGCTCGGCTCGGCTTACGTGCACGAGGAGGAGCAGAGCATGACGGCGGTGCTGGTGAATGACAGCCTGGAGGAGAAGCGGGTGCAGCTCACCTTGAGCGGACTGGGACTGAAGGCATCTGCCTTGCGTTCCTATGTAACCAATGCGCAGCTGGATCTGGCGCGCGGCGAGGATGTGGACGCTGATGTAGCTGCTAATGGGACAGCAGCTGGGGAGCAGGTATTCCAGGCCGTTATCCCGGCCAAGTCGGTGGTGACCCTGGTGGCAGGCGGGCCGGAGTTAGAGGAGGATACCGGCCAGCCGGGTGAGGTTGCAGGAACTCAGGTTACCGGGACGCAGGCTGCACAGGATATTCCGGCGGCGGGGGACTATGCAGGCTATCTGTTCAGCTATTTCACCGGCGAAGGGACCGAAGATGGCGAGCAGGTATACTTCGCCCTCAGCGAAGGCAATGACCCGCTGCATTGGAAGGAGCTGAATGGCGGGAAGCCCGTGCTTAGGTCCAGCTTGGGTAACAAGGGGGTCAGGGACCCGTTCATCATCCGTTCACCTGAAGGGGACCGGTTCTATCTCATCGCCACCGATCTGAAGATCAACGGTAACTGGGATTGGGGTGCAGCCCAGACACAGGGCAGCCGGGCAATTATCGTGTGGGAATCGGATAATCTCGTGGACTGGTCGGAGCCTTGGGAAGCCCAGGTCTCACCTGAGGAAGCAGGGAATACCTGGGCACCTGAGGTGATCTATGACCAGGAGAGAGGGGAATATATCGTATTCTGGGCCTCGCGGATGTATGCTGATTCCACTCACACCGGGGAGGCCTACCAGACAATCATGTACAGCAAGACACGCGATTTCCGCGTGTTCTCAGAGCCGCAGGTCTATATGGACTACGGGTATTCGATCATTGATACCACTATGGCTGCATATAACGGGAAGATTTACAGATTCACCAAGGATGAGCGCGAGCAAGGCCCGGAATCCCCTTTTGGCAAAATGGTGTTCCAGGAGTCCCTGGATTCCATATTTGCACCTGAGGCGAAGCGGCTTAGCGGGAGTGTTGGCGCACTGAAGGGCATTGAAGGTCCAACCCTGTTCAAATCCAACACGGAGAAGAAGTGGTATCTGTTTGTGGATGAATTCGGAGGCAGAGGGTACATCCCGCTGGAGACGGAAGATCTGGATTCCGGCAAGTGGACGGTATCCTCTAATTATAAGCTGCCGGCCAGCCCCCGCCATGGAACGGTAATTCCGGTCACCCGGCGTGAATACGATGCTCTGAACGCCAAGTTCATGCAATGA
- a CDS encoding superoxide dismutase — protein MAFQLPALPYPNNALEPHIDALTMEIHHDRHHNTYVTNLNAALEKAPELQNKSIDELLTDLNAVPEAIRTAVRNNGGGHANHTLFWEVIGPNGGGAPTGALAAAIDSELGGFNKFKEDFATAATTRFGSGWAWLVVKDGKLAVTSTPNQDNPISEGATPILGLDVWEHAYYLNYQNKRPDYIKAFWNVVNWEEVGKRYESAK, from the coding sequence ATGGCTTTTCAATTACCGGCACTTCCGTATCCGAACAACGCACTTGAACCACACATCGACGCATTGACGATGGAGATTCATCATGACAGGCACCATAACACTTATGTGACGAACCTGAACGCCGCACTGGAAAAGGCACCCGAACTGCAAAACAAAAGCATCGATGAGCTTCTGACCGACCTGAACGCTGTACCGGAAGCGATCCGCACAGCGGTCCGCAACAACGGCGGTGGACATGCCAACCATACCCTGTTCTGGGAAGTGATTGGACCGAACGGCGGCGGCGCACCTACTGGCGCACTGGCTGCTGCCATTGACAGCGAGCTGGGCGGTTTCAATAAATTCAAGGAAGACTTCGCTACTGCGGCTACTACACGCTTCGGCAGCGGCTGGGCTTGGCTCGTTGTGAAGGACGGCAAGCTTGCTGTGACCAGCACACCGAACCAGGACAACCCGATCAGCGAAGGCGCAACTCCAATCCTCGGCCTCGATGTATGGGAGCATGCCTACTACCTGAACTACCAGAACAAACGTCCTGACTACATCAAGGCGTTCTGGAACGTAGTGAACTGGGAAGAAGTCGGCAAGCGTTACGAAAGCGCGAAATAA
- a CDS encoding GNAT family N-acetyltransferase yields MHVRSFQLSDVTPVTELLQTALSEECFESTIEPFSRQLSWDSDLIVVAEDEGEIIGALIGTIEKNHGCYFRIAVHPDYRRRGVGKSLVAAMESRFQARKVSGIYVAVDEHNSFAMPLYEAMGYDENHIFKSVRKLSIVG; encoded by the coding sequence ATGCACGTTCGTTCCTTTCAATTAAGCGATGTAACTCCAGTGACTGAATTGCTGCAGACCGCATTATCGGAAGAATGTTTCGAGAGCACGATCGAGCCCTTCTCCAGGCAATTGTCATGGGATTCTGATCTCATTGTAGTTGCTGAGGATGAAGGAGAAATCATCGGTGCGCTGATTGGTACGATTGAGAAGAATCACGGCTGTTATTTCCGCATTGCCGTCCATCCGGATTACCGCCGCAGAGGAGTCGGCAAGAGTCTTGTAGCGGCTATGGAGAGCAGATTTCAGGCGCGGAAGGTCAGCGGCATTTATGTTGCCGTCGATGAACACAATTCTTTTGCAATGCCTCTCTATGAAGCCATGGGTTATGACGAGAACCACATCTTCAAATCCGTGCGCAAGCTAAGCATTGTCGGGTAA
- the lepB gene encoding signal peptidase I, translated as MNRELEEDFMRSRRQRYRSVTHNKSRQKSGRTWIKDMREWIITAGIVFAVMSLLNIYVFNVSTVIGQSMQPTLYQGEKLIINKIALSFGNPGRGEVVVLHDPSTGPSRKEYLVKRVIGIPGDIIEVRNQQLYLNGKLLDEPYIDTSIEDPDFSSLTVQAGTYFVMGDNRHAGASKDSRYFGAVAGESIVGKVSLIWWPISKMKAL; from the coding sequence ATGAACCGGGAGCTTGAAGAAGATTTCATGCGCAGCCGTAGACAAAGATACAGATCAGTAACGCATAACAAGTCCAGACAGAAGTCCGGAAGAACGTGGATCAAGGATATGCGGGAGTGGATCATTACGGCGGGGATTGTGTTCGCTGTGATGTCGCTGCTTAATATCTATGTGTTCAATGTGTCTACTGTAATCGGCCAATCCATGCAGCCTACCCTGTATCAGGGAGAGAAGCTGATTATTAATAAAATCGCCCTCAGCTTCGGGAATCCGGGCCGCGGGGAGGTTGTCGTCCTTCATGATCCCAGTACGGGACCCAGCCGCAAGGAATATCTGGTCAAGCGGGTAATCGGCATTCCCGGCGATATCATTGAAGTGCGGAACCAGCAGCTCTATCTCAACGGCAAGCTGCTGGATGAGCCATACATTGATACGTCTATAGAAGATCCCGATTTCAGCAGCCTGACGGTGCAAGCGGGGACCTACTTTGTCATGGGGGACAACCGGCATGCCGGAGCCAGCAAGGACAGCCGTTATTTCGGCGCTGTCGCAGGGGAGAGTATCGTGGGTAAGGTATCCCTGATCTGGTGGCCTATCTCTAAGATGAAGGCCCTGTAG
- a CDS encoding YneF family protein, which produces MNIALPIITLVVGLIGGFFIGVYYLRRQMTTMQNDPEMLQKVAKQMGYNLNGKQMQRAQQMMKNGNPPGRPAAGKGNSRKK; this is translated from the coding sequence ATGAATATTGCATTGCCTATTATTACGCTTGTGGTAGGTCTGATTGGCGGATTCTTCATCGGTGTGTATTATCTGCGCAGACAGATGACAACGATGCAGAATGATCCTGAAATGCTGCAGAAGGTTGCCAAGCAAATGGGGTATAACCTGAACGGGAAGCAAATGCAGCGTGCCCAGCAGATGATGAAGAATGGTAATCCGCCGGGACGGCCTGCTGCGGGCAAAGGAAATTCCCGCAAGAAGTAA
- the folE gene encoding GTP cyclohydrolase I FolE, with protein sequence MGGIKEYKNGKVSVNREQIEYHVEKILELIGEDTSREGLLETPARVTRMYEEIFGGYSVDPREALGVTFDESHEELVIVKDIVYYSQCEHHMAPFFGKVHIGYVPSGRIAGLSKLARLVEAVSRRLQVQERITAQIADIMTEVLNPHGVMVVVEGEHLCMCARGVKKPGSKTVTMATRGSFREDAAARAEFLALIKE encoded by the coding sequence ATGGGGGGCATCAAGGAGTACAAGAACGGGAAGGTTTCTGTAAACCGGGAGCAGATTGAATATCATGTAGAGAAGATTCTGGAATTAATCGGTGAGGATACCAGCCGTGAAGGCCTACTGGAAACACCGGCCAGAGTGACCCGGATGTATGAAGAGATCTTCGGCGGTTATTCCGTTGATCCGCGCGAAGCGCTGGGCGTAACCTTCGACGAGTCTCATGAAGAGCTGGTCATTGTGAAGGATATTGTCTACTATAGCCAATGCGAGCATCACATGGCTCCATTCTTCGGCAAGGTGCATATCGGCTATGTTCCCAGCGGCCGCATTGCCGGACTCAGCAAGCTGGCCCGGCTCGTAGAAGCGGTCAGCCGCCGGTTACAGGTGCAGGAACGTATCACAGCCCAGATCGCCGACATCATGACCGAGGTGCTGAATCCGCACGGTGTCATGGTTGTAGTCGAAGGGGAGCATCTGTGCATGTGTGCCCGGGGCGTGAAGAAGCCGGGCAGTAAGACGGTTACGATGGCCACCCGCGGCTCATTCCGCGAGGACGCTGCGGCAAGAGCAGAGTTCCTGGCCCTGATCAAGGAATAG